The sequence GACGACAATCACACTGGTCCGGGGGCCTGACGCTTCTATATCGAGACGCTCCGTGCCTTTCCCGAGCGTTCCTGTGATTTTGACCTCGTTCGCATCCGCCCCAATCACCGTGACGGCGCCTTTGGTGTTGCTGACCTCGACTACCCCATTCGCGTCCGCGGGACGCGTTTCGTCGATAGGGGTCTGTGCGCACGCCGCGCATGTCACGAGCGCGGCCGTCATGAATAGCAACAGTTTCGTTCTCATAAGACCATCTCCAATCAAATCTCTCTTGGCAACGCGGCTGCATCGCGTAGCAGACCGAGTTCGTCGTCGTATGCGGCTACAAGCAACTCCATCAAGTTGCGGTTGCCTGGATCATGAGCGATTGCGGCCTCGATATCCGCGACCGCCTGGTGAATTACAGCAAGATTCTCATCGATCACGGCGCGGGTTTCGGGGGAAAGCGACGCTTCGTTCGTTTCGAGGGCAGCGAGGAGCGCCTCGCGCGCATCGGAGTATTGCGTACGCGCTGTTTGAAACTCCGCGAACACGACGCCTCCCTTACCTCCGGCCGCGAGAATACCCGTATCCGGTCCGGCTGCGTCGTCGGGGTTCCTCCGGGCAACGACCAGGCCTCCGATGAATGCCCCCGCTACCATGGCGGCCACCAAAGCGTATCGCCAAGGCCTTCGGCGCACCGGTTGCCGGCGCGGCAATGCCTCCAGTTGCACGGCAATACCGGCCCAAAGGTCGCGGGAAGGCTCGATGGAAGGCGGGAGTTCACGGGCTTCGGCAACGATCCGCTGGAGTGCTGCGAGTTCCGCAGCCGCCGCTGGATCCTGCGACACGACCGCTTCGACATGGCGGCGCTCCTCTTCCGACAGGGTGTCGTCTACGTAGTCATTGAGCAGCCGCTCGCGGTCGTGGTTTGCATTCATAGAAGTTGCTCCCTGAGAAGGCGGCGCGCTCGGTGAAGGTGGGCTTTGGACGTACCCGTCGCGAGTCCCGTCATCTCTGCAATTTCTTCGTGCTTATACCCCTCGACGTCGTGCAGCACGAAGATTTCGCGGGCTCCGGGCGGTAAGGCCGCGATGGCCTGATCCAGGTCCATTCGCAGTCCGGCCGGGCGCTCCGCAGCCGCCAACGGCAGGTCCGACACATCCTCCGAGTTTGATACGCGCTCTGCCAACCTTTTTTTCACTCGGAAGTCTCCCAAAACCACGTTCACGGTGAGGCGATATAACCAGGAATAGAACGCGCTGTCTCCCCGGAACGAATCCAGCCGTTGCCACGCACGAATAAACGCCTCCTGCGTAAGGTCTTCCGCGGTTGCCCGGTCGCTCGTCATGCGCAGGCACAGGGCGTGGATCCGGCCCACATGGGCGCGGTACAGCGCCTCAAAGGCCGTCACGTCGCCCGCCTGAGCGCGGCGAACAAGCAACGTCTCGTCCCGTGGGGACTGGTCGGGTCTCATCGGAGTCTTCGAGACGCGCCCACGTATCGCCTCACACTGAACACTCACAACCCCTTTGATGGTAGGTAATGGGACAGGGTTTACTTGGTAACGGGACAATTGTTGTTCGTAGGGGGCGGGAAATCAAGAGAGTGGGCCGAGGCCCCAAGTGATCAAGAGACACAGCGAGAGGTCTCTGGAAGTCGTGTAAGGCCCTTGGCTTACTGGCCGCCGCCACCACCGCCACGGGAGCCGCGTCCGCCCCAGCCTCCACCCCAAGGGCCTCCCCCCGGACCGCCGCCCATCGGCATGCGGAAGAAGGGGCTTTCCATGGTGGTGCGGTAGGAGTTGATCATGGCGTCTTGGGTGGCCGCGTCGGTCACGCCGTTGGACGCCAACGATTGGCGCAGCAGGTAATCCTGCTGTTCCTTGACCAGCGTTCGTGTCGTGTTTGCTACCTGCTCAAACTGCTCTGACAGGGCCTGGCGCTCTTCATCGGTCTGCGCTTCGCGCATTTGACGGCGCAAGTCCATCGAATACTGGGAGTATTCGCTAATCTGGGACAACCGTTGCTGCACGGCCGGGTCGTTGGTCTTCTCCATCTCTCCCGCGAAGAACTGGCCCATGCGGTCGCGAAATTCCGTCATGCGCTGCTCGCGTTCCTGACGCCACGCCTCCTGTTCTTCGGGAGTTGCCTCTTCGCCAGGACCGCCGCGCCGGTCACGGCGCCCGTCGCGCATTGAGGCATTATCCGCAGGCGCAGGCTGCTCAGGCATTTCCGCAGGGACTTCCGCGACCTCTGCCATAGGCTGTTCCTGGGGTTCGGCAACCTCCACAGGCTGATTGGCGAACGACTCTAACTGCTTT is a genomic window of Candidatus Hydrogenedentota bacterium containing:
- a CDS encoding sigma-70 family RNA polymerase sigma factor is translated as MRPDQSPRDETLLVRRAQAGDVTAFEALYRAHVGRIHALCLRMTSDRATAEDLTQEAFIRAWQRLDSFRGDSAFYSWLYRLTVNVVLGDFRVKKRLAERVSNSEDVSDLPLAAAERPAGLRMDLDQAIAALPPGAREIFVLHDVEGYKHEEIAEMTGLATGTSKAHLHRARRLLREQLL